TTGCTTTGTGTAAGTGACGAAAAAGCTGTAGAAGAAATTCTGTTTGGAGCTAATGGAGCTGAAAAAAGCCTGGCACCTCAAAAGATCGTAATTGACTTGTCAACAATTAGTCCTGGCAAAGCGAGATTATTTGCAGCAAAGCTCGCAACAAAAAATATTGAATATATTGACGCGCCTGTGACTGGGGGGACAGAAGGTGCAAAAAGAGGAACTCTGACAATTTTCGTCGGTGGTAATGATGATTCCCTCAGGAAAATTGCTTTTATTCTTAAGTCAATAGGAAAATCTATCTACACTTTTGATAATGTTGGCAAGGGACAAGAAGTAAAAGCTATCAACCAAATACTTGTCGCTGGAAGCTATGCCGCAGTTGCAGAAGCAATTTCTTTAGGGGAAGCACTCAACTTACCAATGTACAAAGTGATCGAAGCCCTCCAAAAAGGAGCGGCTAGTTCATGGGCACTTTCTCACCGTTCAAAATCAATGTTGCAAGATTCTTATCCATTAGGATTTAAATTACATCTACATCATAAGGATTTATCTATTGCACTAAAAACAGCTGAAGAATCAGGTCTAAAGCTTCCTATTACAACCAAAGTAAAGGAGTTGGAAGAAAGCCTAATTAAGGAAGGCTATGAGAATGAAGACGTTTCTGTTTTAAAGCGTTCAATCAAAAAGAGAAGGGGCATATAAGAGAAGTTTCTTTTAATTGTTTAAGAGCTAAAAAACACAAACAGTATCAAAGCAATCGATCTAGGGGAATCAAAAAAGAAGTCCAATGGAGAAATTTACCATGGCAAAATCTCTCCATTGGAATGCCAAAACGTACCTGAATTCTTTAGAGATAATTCATCAATTCTTGAAAGAAGACCCTTAACAGATTGCTCTGGTGTAATCCCATTGGAAGTAAATCCCGTCATCCGGGTACTAACTAATCCAGGGTGCAAAATAGCCACAGAAATTTCGCTCCTCTGAAGGTCAATGGACAAAGACTTGCCCACCATACAAAGAGCAGATTTAGACATCCTGTATCCATAAGACCCACCAGATGTATTGTCATCAATAGATCCCATACGGCTTGTCATAAGTGCAACTTTTGAACCTTTACCCATGTTTCCAAGGAATGCATGTGTAAAGCACAAAGGACTTAATGCATTAACTTCAAACTGACGAATAACACTTTCTGGATCAAGATTCGATAACGAATTAAATTCTGCTATCCCCGCATTTTGGATCAATACATCTATATTAATTCCTTCTAATTTCTCTTTAAGTTTGAGAACTGATTGTCCTGATGCAACATCAACGCCTGATTCAACTCGTACACCAAGATCATCCAACTCTTGAGAAGAAGAGCGACATGTGGCAATTACATCATCGCCTCTTCCTTTCAATTGTCTGCAATACTCCAAACCTATTCCACGGTT
This DNA window, taken from Prochlorococcus sp. MIT 0603, encodes the following:
- a CDS encoding NAD(P)-dependent oxidoreductase; translation: MSSHKINSKTCLGFIGLGAIGLPMAANLLKAGFSLKVHTRSRKAETSQELKGAQSCSTPKEVAEDCDALLLCVSDEKAVEEILFGANGAEKSLAPQKIVIDLSTISPGKARLFAAKLATKNIEYIDAPVTGGTEGAKRGTLTIFVGGNDDSLRKIAFILKSIGKSIYTFDNVGKGQEVKAINQILVAGSYAAVAEAISLGEALNLPMYKVIEALQKGAASSWALSHRSKSMLQDSYPLGFKLHLHHKDLSIALKTAEESGLKLPITTKVKELEESLIKEGYENEDVSVLKRSIKKRRGI
- a CDS encoding SDR family oxidoreductase; protein product: MANYLITGSNRGIGLEYCRQLKGRGDDVIATCRSSSQELDDLGVRVESGVDVASGQSVLKLKEKLEGINIDVLIQNAGIAEFNSLSNLDPESVIRQFEVNALSPLCFTHAFLGNMGKGSKVALMTSRMGSIDDNTSGGSYGYRMSKSALCMVGKSLSIDLQRSEISVAILHPGLVSTRMTGFTSNGITPEQSVKGLLSRIDELSLKNSGTFWHSNGEILPW